Proteins co-encoded in one Amaranthus tricolor cultivar Red isolate AtriRed21 chromosome 7, ASM2621246v1, whole genome shotgun sequence genomic window:
- the LOC130818868 gene encoding uncharacterized protein LOC130818868 isoform X2 has translation MRSVKKPRTEITVGATEEEIREVMMMTFNRRRSRKLQKRGRRKGTRNKLKSEVTKKLGDANLHYAHGRYEDAVSLLTEVVRLAPNLPDPYHTLGLVYNSMGEKKKSIEFYMLAAFLGPKDSSLWKVLVTSSIEQGNIGQAWYCLSKAITADQTDISLKYLRASLCMEAGDLLRAAESYEQIVKICSDDVEALKKAAMLYKQSGQFERSIIILEDYLNAKSSEADLSVVDMLALSLMERNSYTKALQHIEHAKKVCGSVNEFPLCLRVREGICHAHLGNVDRAELCFSLLQKESVEHHMNLIMAVAYSFTSLNQHQSALKYYLMLEGCASRNELVNLKIAQCYLALKKTTSAIEFFFKALQAHEDDIDTRLALASLLLEENREDEALELLSPPSNPVSSKDMHGDRLEPWWLNVTVKLKLSHIYKIKGMLEAFVEVIYPIIHESLKVFSMHHRVKQKKRLSTSELSERVKVLGDHETDTVFGKFRRPASKNDLLKANRAKKLLDKRATSKEEKISAAMAAGHEWESDVSEDDVMQQPLKEPPMPDLFMDEEHDNLISDLCIALTSLRRYTEALELIKLTLKISYKTLSAAKKEKFWSLGAQIALNVTDPSDGFEYVRYIVQQHPQSIAAWNCYYRLVLRLENRLSRHNKFLHHMRVEQKDLVPPMIISGNQFTMISQHQVAAREYLEAYKQKPDSQLINLCAGTALVNLALGHRLQNKHQCVAQGLAFLYNNLRLSENSQEALYNIARAYHHVGMFTLAVAYYEKVLATPQKDCPILDLIKLDKEPSRDPKSGYCDLRREAAYNLHLIYKRSGAVDLARQILKDYCTL, from the exons ACCGAAGAGGAAATACGAgaagtgatgatgatgacgTTTAATCGGAGAAGATCCAGAAAG CTTCAAAAAAGGGGAAGGCGAAAAGGAACAAGAAATAAGCTTAAGTCTGAAGTCACTAAGAAACTGGGTGATGCTAATCTTCATTATGCTCATGGTCGTTATGAAGAT GCTGTCAGTTTGCTGACTGAAGTGGTTCGATTGGCCCCAAATCTACCGGATCCCTATCACACATTGGGCCTTGTATATAATTCAATGGGTGAAAAAAAGAAATCTATCGAGTTTTATATGCTCGCTGCGTTTCTTGGTCCAAAAGACTCATCTCTGTGGAAAGTTCTTGTGACTTCGTCCAT AGAGCAGGGAAACATTGGTCAAGCCTGGTATTGCCTTTCTAAGGCAATTACTGCTGATCAAACTGATATCTCACTAAAATACCTTCGTGCTTCACTTTGCATGGAGGCAGGAGATCTTTTAAGAGCTGCTGAATCGTATGAACAGATAGTTAAAATTTGTTCTGATGATGTTGAAGCCCTCAAGAAAGCGGCAATG TTGTACAAACAATCTGGCCAGTTTGAGCGATCTATAATTATCTTGGAGGATTACCTCAATGCCAAATCTTCTGAAGCTGATCTTTCTGTTGTTGATATGCTCGCTTTATCATTAATGGAAAGAAATTCGTATACAAAGGCGCTTCAGCACATTGAGCATGCAAAGAAGGTCTGTGGTTCTGTAAACGAATTTCCATTGTGTCTGAGAGTAAGAGAAGGCATTTGCCACGCTCATCTCGGGAATGTAGATAGAGCAGAG CTTTGTTTCAGTCTTCTGCAGAAGGAAAGTGTTGAGCATCATATGAACCTTATAATGGCGGTGGCTTACTCATTTACGAGTCTCAACCAGCATCAGTCAGCATTGAAGTATTATCTGATGTTAGAAGGCTGCGCGTCAAGAAAT GAACTtgtaaacttgaaaattgcccAGTGCTACTTGGCATTGAAAAAAACAACCTCTGCTATCGAGTTCTTCTTCAAAG CATTACAAGCACATGAAGATGACATTGATACTCGTTTAGCTCTAGCTTCACTTCTCCTTGAAGAAAACAGAGAAGATGAAGCACTGGAATTGCTTTCACCTCCATCTAACCCAG TATCATCGAAGGACATGCATGGAGATAGATTGGAACCTTGGTGGCTTAATGTGACTGTAAAGTTGAAGTTATctcatatttataaaattaaagggATGCTTGAGGCCTTTGTTGAAGTGATCTACCCTATCATTCATGAATCACTGAAAGTATTTTCAATGCATCATAGG GTAAAACAGAAGAAAAGGCTCTCAACGAGTGAACTGTCCGAGCGTGTCAAAGTTCTTGGTGATCATGAGACTGATACTGTCTTTGGTAAATTCAGAAGACCAGCTTCGAAAAATGATTT GTTGAAAGCTAATAGGGCTAAAAAGTTGCTTGACAAGAGGGCAACATCAAAAGAAGAGAAGATCTCTGCTGCAATGGCTGCTGGACATGAATGGGAAAGTGATGTTTCAGAGGATGATGTTATG CAACAACCACTAAAGGAGCCTCCAATGCCTGATCTCTTCATGGATGAGGAACATGATAACCTCATTTCAGAT TTGTGCATTGCATTGACGTCTTTGCGAAGGTATACTGAGGCTTTAGAGCTTATAAAGCTTACTTTGAAAATATCTTACAAGACACTTTCTGCTGCGAAAAAGGAAAAGTTTTGGTCCCTTGGTGCTC AAATAGCATTGAATGTTACTGATCCTTCAGATGGATTTGAATATGTACGCTACATTGTTCAGCAGCACCCGCAAAGTATTGCTGCCTGGAATTGCTATTACCGATTAGTCTTGAG ATTAGAAAATCGTCTCTCAAGGCATAATAAGTTCCTGCATCATATGCGGGTTGAGCAGAAGGATCTAGTGCCACCCATGATAATTTCTGGAAATCAGTTTACAATGATCAGTCAACACCAAGTAGCTGCAAGGGAGTACTTGGAAGCATATAAACAAAAGCCAGATTCCCAACTGATTAATCTCTGTGCCG GGACTGCCTTGGTCAATTTAGCCCTTGGACATCGACTTCAAAACAAGCATCAGTGTGTTGCACAAGGCTTAGCGTTTCTTTACAATAATCTGCGACTTTCTGAAAATAGCCAG GAAGCATTGTATAATATAGCTCGTGCGTACCATCATGTTGGAATGTTTACATTGGCTGTTGCGTACTACGAAAAGGTCCTTGCAACTCCCCAAAAGGACTGCCCAATACTGGATCTTATTAAACTGGATAAAGAACCCAGCCGAGATCCAAAGTCTGGGTACTGTGATCTTCGGAGAGAAGCAGCATACAATTTGCATTTGATCTACAAAAGAAGCGGAGCAGTTGATCTTGCAAGACAGATTTTGAAGGATTATTGCACCTTGTGA
- the LOC130818871 gene encoding uncharacterized protein LOC130818871 isoform X4 has protein sequence MTTPCDSQFCLFLTFLCRRLYSKSSDSVVSCNDSHQILRDYAIREINLLLWISFFGITVLLVRKIVLLLKLWSHGGRIPGPPSPSFYGHSVLLTGANPHEDLTGYELVMCSAF, from the exons ATGACGACGCCATGCGACTCGCAATTCTGTCTCTTCCTCACCTTCCTCTGTCGCCGTCTTTACAGCAAATCATCTGATTCTGTTGTTTCTTGCAATGATTCTCATCAAATTTTGAGGGATTATGCAATTCGTGAGATTAATCTCTTGCTTTGGATCTCTTTTTTTGGAATTACGGTACTTCTGGTTAGAAAAATTGTTCTTCTTCTTAAATTATGGTCTCATGGTGGTCGCATTCCCGgtcctccttctccttctttttATGGTCATTCCGTTCTCCTTACTGGTGCAAATCCTCATGAAGATCTTACTG GTTATGAGCTGGTTATGTGTTCAGCGTTTTGA
- the LOC130818871 gene encoding uncharacterized protein LOC130818871 isoform X1, protein MTTPCDSQFCLFLTFLCRRLYSKSSDSVVSCNDSHQILRDYAIREINLLLWISFFGITVLLVRKIVLLLKLWSHGGRIPGPPSPSFYGHSVLLTGANPHEDLTAPLWEKYHNRKVHERLLLISSFRATSLIVATISSSSPW, encoded by the exons ATGACGACGCCATGCGACTCGCAATTCTGTCTCTTCCTCACCTTCCTCTGTCGCCGTCTTTACAGCAAATCATCTGATTCTGTTGTTTCTTGCAATGATTCTCATCAAATTTTGAGGGATTATGCAATTCGTGAGATTAATCTCTTGCTTTGGATCTCTTTTTTTGGAATTACGGTACTTCTGGTTAGAAAAATTGTTCTTCTTCTTAAATTATGGTCTCATGGTGGTCGCATTCCCGgtcctccttctccttctttttATGGTCATTCCGTTCTCCTTACTGGTGCAAATCCTCATGAAGATCTTACTG cacctttgtgggagaaatatcacaatagaaaagtgcatgaacgccttctactcatatcaagtttccgagcgacttctttgattgtcgcaaccaTATCTTCATCGTCTCCTTGGTGA
- the LOC130818871 gene encoding uncharacterized protein LOC130818871 isoform X2, giving the protein MTTPCDSQFCLFLTFLCRRLYSKSSDSVVSCNDSHQILRDYAIREINLLLWISFFGITVLLVRKIVLLLKLWSHGGRIPGPPSPSFYGHSVLLTGANPHEDLTANWWQRWSNVGQ; this is encoded by the exons ATGACGACGCCATGCGACTCGCAATTCTGTCTCTTCCTCACCTTCCTCTGTCGCCGTCTTTACAGCAAATCATCTGATTCTGTTGTTTCTTGCAATGATTCTCATCAAATTTTGAGGGATTATGCAATTCGTGAGATTAATCTCTTGCTTTGGATCTCTTTTTTTGGAATTACGGTACTTCTGGTTAGAAAAATTGTTCTTCTTCTTAAATTATGGTCTCATGGTGGTCGCATTCCCGgtcctccttctccttctttttATGGTCATTCCGTTCTCCTTACTGGTGCAAATCCTCATGAAGATCTTACTG CAAACTGGTGGCAAAGGTGGAGTAATGTTGGGCAATAA
- the LOC130818871 gene encoding uncharacterized protein LOC130818871 isoform X5: MTTPCDSQFCLFLTFLCRRLYSKSSDSVVSCNDSHQILRDYAIREINLLLWISFFGITVLLVRKIVLLLKLWSHGGRIPGPPSPSFYGHSVLLTGANPHEDLTV, translated from the exons ATGACGACGCCATGCGACTCGCAATTCTGTCTCTTCCTCACCTTCCTCTGTCGCCGTCTTTACAGCAAATCATCTGATTCTGTTGTTTCTTGCAATGATTCTCATCAAATTTTGAGGGATTATGCAATTCGTGAGATTAATCTCTTGCTTTGGATCTCTTTTTTTGGAATTACGGTACTTCTGGTTAGAAAAATTGTTCTTCTTCTTAAATTATGGTCTCATGGTGGTCGCATTCCCGgtcctccttctccttctttttATGGTCATTCCGTTCTCCTTACTGGTGCAAATCCTCATGAAGATCTTACTG TTTGA
- the LOC130818871 gene encoding uncharacterized protein LOC130818871 isoform X3 translates to MTTPCDSQFCLFLTFLCRRLYSKSSDSVVSCNDSHQILRDYAIREINLLLWISFFGITVLLVRKIVLLLKLWSHGGRIPGPPSPSFYGHSVLLTGANPHEDLTGFYCVDCISL, encoded by the exons ATGACGACGCCATGCGACTCGCAATTCTGTCTCTTCCTCACCTTCCTCTGTCGCCGTCTTTACAGCAAATCATCTGATTCTGTTGTTTCTTGCAATGATTCTCATCAAATTTTGAGGGATTATGCAATTCGTGAGATTAATCTCTTGCTTTGGATCTCTTTTTTTGGAATTACGGTACTTCTGGTTAGAAAAATTGTTCTTCTTCTTAAATTATGGTCTCATGGTGGTCGCATTCCCGgtcctccttctccttctttttATGGTCATTCCGTTCTCCTTACTGGTGCAAATCCTCATGAAGATCTTACTG gattttattgtgtagattgtatctcattgtga